The Elusimicrobiota bacterium sequence TGGATGAGGGAGACCAGATCACTGTTTTTGAACGGGACGAGAACGTTTCGTTTTCCAACTGCAGTCTGCCTTATTACCTGAGCGGTGTGGTTGAAAAATCGGAGACCCTGGTGATGATGTCCCCGAAAAAGTTTCTGACCCAGTACAATATCAATGTTCGCACCATGTCGGAAGTCACGGCGATCAACCGGAAATCAAAAACCGTGACGGTTCTGGACCGAACCAAAAACACCACCTACGAGGAATCTTACGATAAGCTGGTTCTCTCCCCGGGTGCCGCCGCCATCGTTCCCCCCATTCCCGGCATCGAGTTGGTGAACAAACATGAGGTGCGCAACGTCGGCGATGTGGTCGGCCTGAAGCAAAGCATTACTCCGGCGGCGGGACAGAAGATGGTGGTGATCGGCGGCGGGTTCATCGGCGTGGAAGTCGCGGAAAACCTTCGCGAGGCGGGATATGCGATGACGTTGGTGGAAGCGATGCCGCAAATCCTTCGAATCTACGATGCCGACATGGTTCAACTCTTGCACAAATCACTGGATGATCACGGCATTGAACTCGTGCTGAACGATAAAGTCGCGTCGTTCGAGAAAAACACGGTGGTGCTCGGGTCAGGCCGGAAGATCAAGGCGGATGGCGTGGTCATGGCCATTGGCGTGACTCCGGAAACCCGACTGGCGAAAGCGGCCGGGTTGACCCTTGGGGCCACCGGCGCCATTGCTGTGGATGCCGAATGCCGGACGAATGATCCGGATATCTATGCCATCGGCGATGCGATTGAAGTGGATCATGCCTTCCTCAAAGAAAAGTTTAAAATAGCGCTGGCCTGGCCAGCCCAGATCCAGGCGCGAGGCGTGGCGAACAGCATCAAAGGCTTGCCCTTCACTCATCCCGCTTATATCGCCAGCTCCTGCATCAAGGTTTTTGAATACAACGCGGCATCCACCGGCCTGACAGAAGAGCAGATCAAGCAAATGAAATCGCCGCTCAGTTATGATGTCGCGCTGGTTTCACCGCAAGACATTGTTGGGATCATGCCGAACTCCACCCCGGTTTTTCTGAAGGTGATCTTTGAGAAGCCAAGCGGCCGTCTTCTGGGTGCGCAGGCCATCAGCAAAGGCGCGGCCGATAAGCGGATCGACGTGATCGCAACGGCCATTCATTTTAACGCCACCATTCGGGATCTCATGGGTCTTGAACTGTGCTACGCCCCTCCGTTTTCGACAGCAAAGGATGTGACGAACATGGCGGGCTATGTCGGTCGGAATTTGCTGGACGGCACATTCAAACAGGTATTGCCTTCGGAATTGCGCTCGTTGGTTGCCAGCGGGGCCTATATTCTGGATGTCCGCGAAGATTATGAGGTTGGGGCGGGTGTCGTTAGGGGATCAAAGAATATACCCTTGAGCCAGCTTCGCGGCCGGGTGTCAGAAATTCCAAAGGATCGGCCTGTTTACGCTTATTGTCGAAGTGGACAGCGTAGTTACAATGCCGTGCTGGCCTTACAGAATCTGGGCTATACCCAGGTTTACAATTTGGCAGGCGGCTACATGTTTTTCTCGTTTAACGAATACATGCAGGACCGGCTTGCGAAGAGGGAATCGGTCCTCACCGGCTATAACTTCAACTAAGAGTCAGCACTCTTTGTTTTGAGCGATTCGGGACTGACGAAGGATTGTCGGCAAAAACTTAAAGGGAGAGCGCCATGGAGCGTTTTTCATTCATTTTAACGATCTTCTTCATGTTGTTGGGGCCGGTGAAGATTATTCAGGCTTTCGCCGGGTTGACACAGGGGGCTGACCTTCGGTTTAAGCGGGCCGTGGCCGTGCGAGGGGCCTTGATTGCCTCGGCGCTATGCGCCTTTGTGGTGGTGTCGGGAATGAGCCTGTTGGGGAAGTACCGCATCCAGCTGGATGCGGTGCGGATCGCCGGCGGGGTGGTCCTCTTGATCGCGGCGCTCCGAACCATTTTCATCAAAGCTCCACCGCCGACGCCGGTTCCGGGGGCCACGCCGATCCAATTGGCGGTGTCCCCGGTGGCGGTGCCGATCATCGTGCCTCAGGCGGGTGTCGCCGCCATATTAATCTTCCTGATGCAGGAGCCGAACAGTCCGGGGATCGTCCCTCTCATTGTTCTCAGCGTGGCGATCATGATGGCGCTGGACTTCTTGGTGATGTATTTCATCGACACGGTGGTGAAAACGCCGGGTTTGGCGATCGTTCTTTCCGTTCTCGGCGCCGTGCTCGTGTTCATCCAGGCCTGTCTGGCAACGCAGATGATTTTAGTGGGGCTCAAACTTTTGAGTCCGGTGATTTTTTAAATTCAATTACGGGGGGTTTTATGGGCGACGAAAAAATCAAAGAGACAACGTTCGAAAACACGAAATTGAACACCGTTCCATTGAATTGGAAAGAGGTGTACTACACCAATTGTCCCCTGGTGTCCGCCAGCAATGTGGACCAGGAACTGGGCTGGACCAGAGAAGAATTCAAGAAGATCGGCGTCAAATACGGTTTCTTGCGTTCTGTCCGGGAGAACGATTGGTATCCCCATTATATCCATAACCTCGATAATCTCATCCGTTTTGGCGGTTTATTTCCGCCCATTCATGTTCAAGCGGACATTCGCCGGACGCGGTTATTGGGTGTCACCCATGCCCCCCACGAAGGCGGGTGCATGATGGTTCGCTCCCGGGACAACCTCTACCGGATGACTGAACTAAAAGGCAAAAAGATCGGACTCTCGAAGAGTCTGAACAGGATTAAGAACGACTGGTGGCGCATTCAGGAAGAGCAAGGCATTGAGTTGATGCTCCGGATGAACGGCATGACACGCAAGGATGTGGAGATTGTCGAGTTCCCTTACGCGGACGACTGGTACAACAATCCTGAGATGTTGGATCCCATGGACAATGCGTCCGAGTTGTGGCTCAAACGGGACCACAAACATGACCTGGCCTTTCGTCCGCTGGAAACGGCCCTGTTGAAAGGCGTGGTCGATGCGATTTACACCCAAAGCAAACCCTTCCAGCACCTGCAGGAGGCCACGGGCAAGATGAAGGCCATTGAAGACCTGTCCCGATATCCGGATTGGACCCTTCAAGTGGCCAACATTCCCGCCGCCATCACTTGCACCGATGTGATGGCCGAGAAACATCCCGAGCTGGTGGTGACGTTCATGAAAGGGATGATCAAAGTGGGGCGCTGGGCCAATGAGCACAAGCACGCGGCGGCCGCGATCCTCGACAAACAGACCTTTTACCTGGATGTGGAGGACACCTACCGAGGCATTAAGGACATCGACATGGTGCCCAACCTTTCGCCCCAGAACCTGGTCTCTGTTGAGATCGGAAAAGATTTCATGCGGAGCCATGGCTACATTAAAAACGACTTCGATGTTAACAAGTGGGCCGCGCCGGAGTTCCTGGAACAGGCGGCGAAAGAACTGGTTAATGAGCGTTGGGCGAAAGTCACCGGAGATAAGCTTCCCACGTCATCGGGGGCTCGGATGGGGTAGGTGGAAAGGGTTGGGAGAGAGGGTTCAAATGACGAATGAAGAATAGGGGTCCTTTCCGGGGCCCATGGTCCTTCTCCTTTTGGGAGAAGGTGGCCCGGAGGGCCGGATGAGGGGATGGACGATCTTATCATCAAAAAAATATTTCCCTCACCCTGCCCTCGCATCAGCGGCTCTGCCGCCCCCGGTGCCGTGAGCTCTGCGAACGGCCTCCCAAGAGGAGAGGGAAAAATACCTGAACGGTTACAAGAGGTTGGTTTAAGGAGGTTGTATGAAAATAAAATGGTTTTGTTTATTGGGGATGTTTTGTGTCCTGTATGGGCAGAACAATTTGAGTGCGGAGACCATTTCTTCAAGCTCCTGGAAAAACGACTGGACGTTCGCGGTGACCCCATATTTCTGGTTTGCCGATATCGGGGCCACGATTCAACATGGGAGCGCTGGGGGATCGAAAGAAACAAACGTCAAGATCGGAACGGATGATTACCTCGACAATTTAAAAATGGCCTTTCCCCTGGCTTTGGAAGCGCGGGAGGGGCGTTGGTTCATTCTTTCGGACTTTCTTTACATGCGGTTGGCGGATGAAAAAAGCAAAGTGGAGTCAACGGAATTTAATTCCGGCGGCCTCATCGAGGTGAGCGCTTCGTTGGATGCGGGAACCAACACCACGTTGGAGATGACTGGGTGGACTGTGCTTTCGGGGTATCAATGGATTGAATCCAATAAGGGATCCTTTGAACCGATGTTCGGGTTCCGCTATTTTGGAACACGCGCGGAAACGAACTGGAATTTGTCCGCCGCGATCAACGGTCCAGGCCCCGGGGATACATTTCAGAAATCCGGGAATGCCATTGACCGGGAGACGCTCTGGGATATATTAATCGGATTCCGAGGAAAGGCGCGATTGGGACAGACTCCATTGTCCATCCCCTATTACCTCGATCTCGGAACCGGAGAAGCTGATTTTACCTGGCAGGCGATGGCGGGGCTCACTTATGCCTTTCATTGGGGAGAAATCTCGGCCACGTATCGCCAGCTTGAATATCAGACGAGCGGATCGAGTCTTTTGCAGGACCTGAGATTCAGTGGTCCATCGGTTGGCGTTTCCTTTCAATTTTAAAAAAGCGGTTCAAAAAAAAACGAGGTGTTGTATGAAAAAGATCATCTTTTTAATCTGGGCCTTCCTGTTCGCCACGCAGGCTGGCATGACGGCTCCGGCGCCGCAAAAACTAGACAAACCCAAACGCCTTCGCATCGGACTGGTTTTGAGCGGGGGCGGCGCGCGCGGCGCGGCCCACGTGGGAGTGATCAAGGTTTTGGAGGAACTACGGATCCCCGTGGATTTCATTGCCGGAACCAGCATGGGGTCGGCAGTGGGCGGCTTGTACGCCTCTGGCCTCAATACAAAAGAGCTGGAAACGCTCTTTGCCAATTTTGATTGGAACGCGGCCTTCAATGATTCCCCGCCTCGACGCGAGCTCTCGTTTCGTCGCAAAAATGACGACCTGACCTTTTTGGTGAAAGCCCGCATCGGTGTTGGGGAAGGGGGAGCCAAACTTCCCTTGGGGTTCGTGGAGGGGCAGAACTTTGTGACGGAACTTCGAAAACTGTCCCACGTGACGGGTTCGGTGGCAAGTTTTGACGATCTTTCCATCCCGTTCCGCGCCATGGCGACGGATCTCGAAACAGGCAAATCGGTGGTGTTGGACAAAGGCGACTTGGTCAATGCCATCCGCGCCTCCATCGCCATTGCGCCCCTCTTCTCGCCCGTGGAAATCAACGGCCGGCTTTATGTGGATGGCGGCTATCTGAAAAACATTCCGGTCGATGTGGTTCAGAAAATGGGGGTGGATCGTCTCATCGTTGTGAATATCGGCACGCCTCTTTCAAAACGAAAAGACATCCACTCGGTTTTGGATGTGATTTCGCAGGTCGGTCGGCTCGGGGGCGAGGTGGCGGACGTCGAACAACTTTCCATGGTTGGAAAGGACGATTTGTTGATTCAGCCCGACTTGACGGGGCTCAGCTTTGTGGATTTCGGAAAGATCCCCGAAATCATCAAACGCGGGGAAGACGCCGCGCGGGGCATGGCCAAAAAATTGGCCCAGTTTTCTCTCTCCGCGGAAGAATATAAAAACTGGCGGGATTCTCTGGGAAAAACGCCGGAACTTCCCCGGGTGGACGGGATTGAGATCAAAAACGGAACCCGAATCTCCGACAGCGTTTTAAAACCCTTTGTGAGCCAGCCCCTGGGGGCGGCGCTGGATCCCGTCCGCATGCAGTCGGACCTGGCCCGGCTTTTCGGGCTGGGATATTTTGAGTGCATTGACTATCACTCCGAGAGCCGCGGGGACAAAAACATCGTGGTCATTGAGGCGCCTCGAAAAAGCTGGGGACCGGATTATTTAAAACTGGGTTTTAAAATGGCTGAAGATTTCAAAGGTCACGGGGACTACGGGATCACGGCTCGGTATCAACGGACAGAACTCAATGAATTAGGCGCCGAACTTCAAGTCGACGGCAACGTGGGCCTGAATTCGGGGGTTTCCGCGGAACTCTATCAGCCCATCGGAAAAGTTCCCCGCCATTTAAGTTATGGGGCCCCCTATTTTATTTTCGTGAAAGGCTGGCTTCAACAAAACAACCAAGCCATCCTCGTCAATGAAGGCAACGAGTTGCCTTTCCGCGATCAACATTCCGGCGTGGGCGGCGGCGGGGGCGGAGTTTAGGCAATTGGGGCCAAATCCGATTGGGACTCGGGTGGGTGGATCAGAATTATCACACGCCCACGGCCCCGGATTATTTACTGAAATACAGTCAAGTGGAAGGGGTCGGCCAATTATCTTTCGATACGGTGGACGACGCCAGCTTTCCTCGCCATGGATTCTTGGGAGAAATCGGCGGTCGGATGACCGGAACGTCGGTGGGGGCTCCGGCGGCCGCGTCCATGGGAAGCGTCAGCGCCATGGGGGCTTTTTCCAGCGAACGGCACACGGTCCGGCTGAAAGGGCAGTGGGCGAACAATTTCAATAACACCCAGGAAAACTCCTACCTTCAACGCTTGGGCGGGTTTCTTAACTTGGGAGGCTACAGCCAAAACAGCTTGATTGGAACAGAAAAAGCCCTGGCCCAAACTCAATATCTTTACAAGGTCGGGGAGTTGGGCGGGAAACCGTTTTACGGGGGCGCGGCCGCGGAATGGGGCGGCGTGTGGAATGACGGCAACGAATTTGACGCCATCGAAGGGCTTTTTTCGGGAACCGTGATGGTCGGTCTCGACACCGGGATCGGCCCCGCCTACCTCGGTTATTCCAAAGGGGAAGGGAAAGCCAAAAGTGTCTATCTTTACGTTGGGCAAGCGTTCTAGTCAGGGGGGGGGCCCTATGAATTTTGAACAAACGCGGTTAGAAGAAGCCCGAACCAAAAAGGCGGACTGGAAAAAGTGGGGGCCTTACCTTAGCGAACGACAGTGGGGAACGGTGCGCGAAGATTACAGCGAACACGGCGATGCCTGGAGTTATTTTCCCCATGACCACGCCCGCTCGCGCGCCTATCGCTGGGGGGAAGATGGACTGGCCGGCATTTCTGACGAGAAACAAAATCTGTGTTTTTCCTTGGTCCTTTGGAACGGGAAAGATCCCATTTTAAAGGAACGACTTTTCGGCCTCACCGGGCCCGAGGGGAACCACGGGGAAGACGTGAAGGAATATTATTTTTACGTGGACTCCACGCCCACCCATTCCTACATGAAATATCTTTACAAATATCCCCAGGCGGCCTACCCCTACGACAATCTCGTGTCCACCAACCGGGAACGCGGGCGGGGAAAACCGGAATACGAATTGCTGGACACCGGTGTGTTTGACAAAAACGCCTATTTCGATGTGTTTGTGGAATACGCCAAAGCCTCTCCCGATGACATGCTTATTCAAATCACGGTCCATAACCGGGGCGCTCAATCCGCGACGCTCGAACTTTTGCCCACCCTCTGGTTTCGCAATGACTGGTCCTGGGGGGAGCCCGTCCCGCGCCCTTCTCTTCGTCAAGTGGCGCAGGATAAAACAGGGGGCGTGGTGGCCCTCTCCCACCGGGAATTGGGGGACCGTTATTTTTTCGCGGAAGGAAACACGGAACTTCTGTTCACCGAAAACGAAACCAACACGGCGCGGCTCGTCGGAACCCCCAACGCGACGCCTTACGTGAAAGACGCCTTCGACAACTATATCGTTCACGGGAAAAAAGAGGCGGTGAACCCGGCCAAGAAGGGAACGAAAGCCGCGGCCCGTTATTCTCTCACGGTGGGCGCCGGAAAATCTCAAACAGTGCGTCTCCGGCTCACGGACCATTTGGAGAAGGACATTAAGAAATCGCTGGCGACTCAGTTTGGGAAACCGTTTGAGACCGTGTTCAGTTCTCGACTCGAGGAAGCCGACGCGTTTTACGCGGACGTGATTCCGTCGACGTTCAACCCTGACCAGGCTCTCGTCATGCGCCAAGCCTTGGCTGGCATGCTCTGGTCCAAACAATGGTTTTATTACGACGTCGGCAAGTGGCTGAAACAGCACGACATTAAACCGAACAAAGCGACCCGCAACGATCGTTGGGGCCACATGAAAAACGCCGACGTGCTTTCCATGCCGGACAAATGGGAATACCCCTGGTACGCCGCCTGGGATCTCGCGTTTCACGTCACGGCCTTGGGGCTGGTGGACGGTGATTTCGGCAAAGAGCAATTGGAGCTCATGCTCAAGAACCGCTACCTCCACCCGAGCGGCCAGATCCCGGCCTACGAGTGGAATTTCGGTGACGTGAACCCCCCGGTCCATGCCTGGTCGACGATCTTCACGTATTTGGGGGAGAAGGCCGATCAAGGGAAAGGCGACTTGGCCTTTCTCGAACGGTCTTTCCACAAACTTCTGTTAAACTTCAACTGGTGGGTGAATCGGAAAGACCGAGCCGGGAACAACGCCTTCGAAGGCGGATTTTTGGGCCTGGACAACATCGGGGTCTTTGACCGATCCTCGGCTCTTCCGACCGGCGGCTATCTGGAACAAGCCGATGGCACCGCCTGGATGGCGCTCTTTTGTCAAAACATGGTCGAGATCAGCGTGGAACTCGCGTTAAATAATCCGGCCTATCTGAACCTCGTGTCGAAATTTATCGAGCATTTCCTCATGATCGCGTCGGGGATGATTCGGTCCAAAGAGGAATTCGGCATGTGGGACGAAGAGGACGGCTTCTTCTACGACGTACTCAAGCTCCCTGACGGAAAGGCGGAGCGGCTAAAAGTACGTTCAATGGTGGGCCTCCTGCCTCTCTGCGCGGTGACGATCTTTGAACGGGACATCCGCGCGAAATATCCCGAGATGCCAAAAATCCTCGGTGATTATCTCAAAGAACGTCCGGAACTGACCGCATTTATTCACGATTTCAAGAAACCGGGAGTCAACGAGCGGGTTCTGGGATCGATCCTGAACGAAACCAACTTACGCCGGGTGCTCCAGATCATGCTCGACGAAAAAGAGTTCTTGAGCGATTATGGAATTCGAGCGATTTCCCGCATTCACAAAGACAAACCCTATGTCTATCGGGTGGGCGACCAGGAGCATCGGGTGTCGTATCTTCCCGGCGAATCGGACAACGGCATGTTCGGCGGGAATTCCAACTGGCGCGGCCCCATTTGGATGCCCGTCAACATCCTGATCCTGCGCGCACTCTTGCAATTTTACCTCTATTACGGCGATTCCTTCACCATTGAATGCCCGACAGGGTCCGGGAAAATGATGAACCTCTACGACGTGGCGAAAGAAATCGGTCGGCGGCTCACGAGCATTTTCCTCAAAGATAAAAACGGCCATCGCCCGGTGCATGGGACGGAACAGAAATTCCAGGAAGACCCTTTCTGGAAAGATTTTCCCTTGTTCTATGAATACTTCCATGGAGACACCGGTCGAGGCGTTGGCGCCAGCCACCAGACGGGTTGGACCGGAGTCATCACGGTCGTCATGCATCTCTTTGAGACCGTGGAAGCCAATCGCGTGCTGGCGGAGGGCAAATCGAAAATGGTCGGCGCCAAGCGGAGCGCACCGCGCGCCGGAAAGTGAAAACGACTCAGGTGTTTTTCCCTCTCCTCTTGGGAGAGGGAAAGGTGAGGGACTATTTTCCTGTCGAACAAGCAACTCAACCCCTCATCCGCCCCTCCGGGGCACCTTCTCCCAAGAGGAGAAGGTGCTGAGATAAAATGAGCCCACACTACCCATCTCTCTACCAAATCAACACCCGCGTCTGGCTGACGGAGCTGTCCCGGAAACTGGGACGACCCGCCACCCTGGACGACGTGCCGGACGCCGACCTAGACCACTGGAAGCAAATGGGGTTCGATTGGATCTGGTTTTTAAGCGTCTGGAAAACGGGGGCGAAGGGCCGCGACGTCTCTCGCTTGGAACCGGGATGGCGAAAAGAGTTTTTAGAAACCCTCCCCGACCTTCGCGAGGAGGACATCGGCGGGTCTGGGTTCGCCATCACCGGTTACACGGTCCATCCGGATTTGGGGGGGGGAGAGGCCCTGGCCCGGCTGAGGGAGCGTTTGCAAAAGCGCGGGTTGAAGCTGATGCTGGATTTTGTCCCCAACCACATGGGCCTCGACCACCCGTGGATCGACGAACACCCGGACTATTTTATTCCGGGGACCGAAGCGGACGTGAAGGGCGCGCCGCAAAACTTCACCCGCCTTAAAACGCGGCGGGGCGAAGAGATTTTTGCCTATGGACGGGACCCGTATTTCGCCGGTTGGCCCGACACCCTCCAATTGAATTACGCCAACCCCGCCACCCAGGACGCCATGATCGCCGAGCTGGTCAACATCGCCCGGCAATGCGATGGCGTGCGGTGCGACATGGCCATGTTGGTCCTGCCGGACATTTTCGAGCGCACCTGGGGGAGGCGTTCGCCTCCTTTTTGGACAAAGGCGACCCAAACCGTTCGGGCCCAAAATCCAACATTCTGTTTCATGGCGGAAGTGTATTGGGACATGGAATGGACGTTACAGCAACAAGGGTTCGATTACGCTTATGACAAACGCTTATACGACCGATTGCGCGAGGGACACGCGCGACCCGTGCGGGAACATCTCATGGCAGAGATCGGTTATCAAAATAAGTTGGCGCGCTTTTTGGAAAATCACGACGAACCCCGCGCCGCCGCGACCTTTGAACCGGCCCAACATCAAGCCGCGGCGATCATCACGTTTCTGTCCCCCGGCCTCCGGTTTTTCCATCAGGGGGAATTTGAAGGCCGCAAAAAACGGATCTCTCCGCACCTGGTTCGAGGGCCGGCGGAACCGATCAATGAATCGATTCGTGGATTTTATGAAAAACTGTTGGCTGTTCTACGAGACCCGGTTGTGCGCGAGGGCCAATGGCGCCTACTGGAATGTCGTTCCGCGGTGGACGGCAACGGTTCCTGGGACTCTTTTCTGGTGTTTCTCTGGGAATGGGATGGAGGAAAACGCCTCCTTGTGACGATAAATTATGCGGCCCACTCAAGCCAGTGTTTCGTTCCGCTTCCCTTGCCGGACGTGGCCCGTCACTCGGTCCGGCTGAAAGACAAAATGAGCCCCGCCTGTTACGATCGATCGGGAGGTGACCTCCTGTCTCAAGGCTTATTTCTTGACCTCCCTCCGTGGGGATATCATGTTTTTGATGTAATAAAAAAAGAGGTAAAACTATGAAAGCCATTACCGTTGAACCCAAAAAAGTCGGAAGCGCCCGGTTGGAAGAAGTCGCCGAACCGGATGCGCGTGAAGGCTCGGTGCTGGTGGAAGCCATCGCGGTGGGCGTGTGCGGGACCGACGTGGAAATTGCCGAGGGAAAATACGGCTGGGCCCCGCCGGAACAATCCCGCTTGGTGTTGGGCCATGAATCTTTGGGGCGGGTCATCGATCCCGGCCCCAGGAGCGGTCTCAAAAAAGGCGACCTGGTGGTGGGCATCGTTCGACGACCCGACCCCGTTCCTTGCCCCAATTGCGCCGTGGGCGAATGGGACATGTGCCGAAACGGGCAGTACACGGAACGGGGAATCAAACAAATTAACGGGTTCATGTCGGAACGGTGGCGGATTGAACCGGAATACACCATTAAGCTCGACCCGACGTTGGGGCTCCTCGGCGTGTTGTTAGAACCCACCACGGTGGTCACGAAAGCCTGGGAAATGGCTCTCGCCATGGGCCAGCGCTTTTTCTGGGAACCGCGGAAAGTTTTGGTGACCGGCGCCGGCCCCATTGGTCTTTTGGCCGCCATGATCGGGGTCCAGCGCGGGCTGGAGGTCCATGTGTTGGATCGTGTGAATTCCGGTCCCAAGCCAGAATTGGTCAAGGCCCTGGGGGCCACCTATCACTCCGGCTCAGCCGCCGATATCGACTTCGAAGTGGATATCGTTATTGAGTGCACCGGGGTGGGACAGGTCATTGGGGACTCCATGCTGAAATTGGGGGCCGGGGGTGTGTTTTGTTTTACGGGCGTGGGAACCGGTGGGATCCGTTCCCGAGTGAGCGTGGCCGACGCGGGGGCCCTCTGGGTTCTGAAAAACCTTGCGCTTGTGGGAAGCGTCAACGCGAATAAACGCCACTGGTACAAAGGGGGAGAAGCCCTGGCCAAAGCGGACCGCGCATGGCTGGCCAAGCTCATCACCCGATCGGAAACCCCCGCCAATTTCCAAAAAGCCTTCGACCGAAAACCCGACGACATCAAAGTCGTCATCCAATTCGCCCAAGCGTGAGCCTTTTTAGCGGTTTCCCTCTCCCGCTTGCGGCTCATCGCAGAGCTCTGGGCACCTGGGGCGCCAGGGGCGCTGATGCGGGAGAGGTGATTGTCTTGCGCAGGACGATCAAACACGTTGAATATTCTCAAAAATAATAAATTAACCAGTCTTTGGCTCTCCCTTCTGGCGTCCGCCCTTCACAGCGCGACCCCAGCCCAACAGCTGTATATTGGGACTTACTCCGGGGGCCACAGCGAGGGCATTTACAACGCCCCCTTCGACCCGGCCACGGGCGATATTGGCCCGGTGGAGCTCGCCGCCAAAACCGAGAACCCGTCATTCCTAACAACGGATGCGACCGGACGATTCCTCTACGCGGTGAACGAAACCGACACGTTCAACGGCGACCCCACCGGCGGCGTGAGCGTATTTGAGACCGGGCGAGGGTGGCGGGGCCTAAAACTCCTCCAGCAGGTGTCGTCGCTCGGCGCGGCGCCGGCGCACCTTTCCCTGGACCGCTCGGGCCGGTTCCTGCTCGTGGCAAACTATAACGGCGGTAACGTCGCTGTTTTTCCCGTGGAGGAAGACGGAAAGCTGGGCCCCGCCAGCGCGTTTGTTCAGGAGTCCGGGGTGGGCGTGGACCGGGACCGCCAAGCGGGGCCCCACGCTCATTTCATCCAGACCACCCGTGACAATCGGTTCGCCCTGAACGCGGACCTGGGGTTGGACAAAGTGTTTATCTATCGCTTCAACAGCTCCACCGGCACATTGACCGCCGGCGCCCCGCCCTTTGTCAAAATGAATCCCGGCGCTGGACCCCGGCACCTCGCCTTCGCGCCCTTTAACGGTTTCGTTTACGTCCTGAACGAGTTGTCGTCCACCGTGACTGTGATCGCCCAAAACTCTTCCCAGGGGACATGGCGCATCGTCCAGAGTCTGTCCACCCTTCCGAAGAAATTTTCGGGCGAAAACACCGCGGCAGAGATCGCGGTGGATCCCCAA is a genomic window containing:
- a CDS encoding FAD-dependent oxidoreductase; translated protein: MKVIIVGGVAGGASCAARLRRLDEGDQITVFERDENVSFSNCSLPYYLSGVVEKSETLVMMSPKKFLTQYNINVRTMSEVTAINRKSKTVTVLDRTKNTTYEESYDKLVLSPGAAAIVPPIPGIELVNKHEVRNVGDVVGLKQSITPAAGQKMVVIGGGFIGVEVAENLREAGYAMTLVEAMPQILRIYDADMVQLLHKSLDDHGIELVLNDKVASFEKNTVVLGSGRKIKADGVVMAIGVTPETRLAKAAGLTLGATGAIAVDAECRTNDPDIYAIGDAIEVDHAFLKEKFKIALAWPAQIQARGVANSIKGLPFTHPAYIASSCIKVFEYNAASTGLTEEQIKQMKSPLSYDVALVSPQDIVGIMPNSTPVFLKVIFEKPSGRLLGAQAISKGAADKRIDVIATAIHFNATIRDLMGLELCYAPPFSTAKDVTNMAGYVGRNLLDGTFKQVLPSELRSLVASGAYILDVREDYEVGAGVVRGSKNIPLSQLRGRVSEIPKDRPVYAYCRSGQRSYNAVLALQNLGYTQVYNLAGGYMFFSFNEYMQDRLAKRESVLTGYNFN
- a CDS encoding MarC family protein; translated protein: MERFSFILTIFFMLLGPVKIIQAFAGLTQGADLRFKRAVAVRGALIASALCAFVVVSGMSLLGKYRIQLDAVRIAGGVVLLIAALRTIFIKAPPPTPVPGATPIQLAVSPVAVPIIVPQAGVAAILIFLMQEPNSPGIVPLIVLSVAIMMALDFLVMYFIDTVVKTPGLAIVLSVLGAVLVFIQACLATQMILVGLKLLSPVIF
- a CDS encoding ABC transporter substrate-binding protein, whose protein sequence is MGDEKIKETTFENTKLNTVPLNWKEVYYTNCPLVSASNVDQELGWTREEFKKIGVKYGFLRSVRENDWYPHYIHNLDNLIRFGGLFPPIHVQADIRRTRLLGVTHAPHEGGCMMVRSRDNLYRMTELKGKKIGLSKSLNRIKNDWWRIQEEQGIELMLRMNGMTRKDVEIVEFPYADDWYNNPEMLDPMDNASELWLKRDHKHDLAFRPLETALLKGVVDAIYTQSKPFQHLQEATGKMKAIEDLSRYPDWTLQVANIPAAITCTDVMAEKHPELVVTFMKGMIKVGRWANEHKHAAAAILDKQTFYLDVEDTYRGIKDIDMVPNLSPQNLVSVEIGKDFMRSHGYIKNDFDVNKWAAPEFLEQAAKELVNERWAKVTGDKLPTSSGARMG
- a CDS encoding patatin-like phospholipase family protein, whose product is MKKIIFLIWAFLFATQAGMTAPAPQKLDKPKRLRIGLVLSGGGARGAAHVGVIKVLEELRIPVDFIAGTSMGSAVGGLYASGLNTKELETLFANFDWNAAFNDSPPRRELSFRRKNDDLTFLVKARIGVGEGGAKLPLGFVEGQNFVTELRKLSHVTGSVASFDDLSIPFRAMATDLETGKSVVLDKGDLVNAIRASIAIAPLFSPVEINGRLYVDGGYLKNIPVDVVQKMGVDRLIVVNIGTPLSKRKDIHSVLDVISQVGRLGGEVADVEQLSMVGKDDLLIQPDLTGLSFVDFGKIPEIIKRGEDAARGMAKKLAQFSLSAEEYKNWRDSLGKTPELPRVDGIEIKNGTRISDSVLKPFVSQPLGAALDPVRMQSDLARLFGLGYFECIDYHSESRGDKNIVVIEAPRKSWGPDYLKLGFKMAEDFKGHGDYGITARYQRTELNELGAELQVDGNVGLNSGVSAELYQPIGKVPRHLSYGAPYFIFVKGWLQQNNQAILVNEGNELPFRDQHSGVGGGGGGV
- a CDS encoding glucosidase produces the protein MNFEQTRLEEARTKKADWKKWGPYLSERQWGTVREDYSEHGDAWSYFPHDHARSRAYRWGEDGLAGISDEKQNLCFSLVLWNGKDPILKERLFGLTGPEGNHGEDVKEYYFYVDSTPTHSYMKYLYKYPQAAYPYDNLVSTNRERGRGKPEYELLDTGVFDKNAYFDVFVEYAKASPDDMLIQITVHNRGAQSATLELLPTLWFRNDWSWGEPVPRPSLRQVAQDKTGGVVALSHRELGDRYFFAEGNTELLFTENETNTARLVGTPNATPYVKDAFDNYIVHGKKEAVNPAKKGTKAAARYSLTVGAGKSQTVRLRLTDHLEKDIKKSLATQFGKPFETVFSSRLEEADAFYADVIPSTFNPDQALVMRQALAGMLWSKQWFYYDVGKWLKQHDIKPNKATRNDRWGHMKNADVLSMPDKWEYPWYAAWDLAFHVTALGLVDGDFGKEQLELMLKNRYLHPSGQIPAYEWNFGDVNPPVHAWSTIFTYLGEKADQGKGDLAFLERSFHKLLLNFNWWVNRKDRAGNNAFEGGFLGLDNIGVFDRSSALPTGGYLEQADGTAWMALFCQNMVEISVELALNNPAYLNLVSKFIEHFLMIASGMIRSKEEFGMWDEEDGFFYDVLKLPDGKAERLKVRSMVGLLPLCAVTIFERDIRAKYPEMPKILGDYLKERPELTAFIHDFKKPGVNERVLGSILNETNLRRVLQIMLDEKEFLSDYGIRAISRIHKDKPYVYRVGDQEHRVSYLPGESDNGMFGGNSNWRGPIWMPVNILILRALLQFYLYYGDSFTIECPTGSGKMMNLYDVAKEIGRRLTSIFLKDKNGHRPVHGTEQKFQEDPFWKDFPLFYEYFHGDTGRGVGASHQTGWTGVITVVMHLFETVEANRVLAEGKSKMVGAKRSAPRAGK